The region AGCCGAGCCCGAGCAGCACGCCGGTGGCGAGCCGCCACCAGCGCACCCCGAGCCGCGGGCCGAACGGCGAGTCCCCGATCCGCCCCTCGGCGACGACGACCGCCATCCGCTCGCGCACGTCGTCCCGGTCCCGGATGAGCGTGGCGAACGCGGCGAGCACGAAGAAGGCCTGGAAGGCATCGAGCATGCCGATCCGGGACTGCACGTGGCTCACGCCGTCGCAGATCAGCAGGACGCCCGCGATGCCGCCGAGCAGCGTCGACCCGGTCATCCGCCGCGCGACCCGGACGATCATCAGGATGCAGAGCGTGCCGCACAGTGCCGCGGACACCCGCCAGCCGACGCCGTCGTAGCCGAACGCCAGCTCGCCGAGCGCGATCAGCTGCTTGGCCAGCGGCGGGTGCACGACCAGCTCGTAGGCCGGGTTGTCCTCGACGCCGCCGTTGCCCAGCATCTGCCAGGCCTGCGGGACGTAGTGCTTCTCGTCGAAGACCGGGGTGCCGCCGTCCGTGGGGTAGCCCAGGCCGGAGAACCGCAGGATGCCGCCGAGGATCGTCAGCCCGATCGCGACCAGCCAGCCGCGCACGGTGTCCGTGGGGTGCGGCGGGCCGAGGCGGGGAGCACCGGGCTCCACCGCGGCGAGGGGTGGCGGGCTGCCGGCGGGCGCCACGCCGGGCACCTCGGAAGCGTCGACGACCGTCTCGGTCGCAGCCCGGGAGACGGTGGAGTCGCCCCTCACGCCGGTCGGTCGCATCGGGCCGATCGTAGGCTGCCGGGCATGGAACGCACGAACGCCGGTCGGCTGGTCCTCGCGGCCACACCCCTGGGCGACGCCCGGGACGCGTCGGCCAGGTTGCGCGAGACCCTCGCGACGGCGGACGTGATCGCCGCGGAGGACACCCGACGGTTGCGGCACCTGGCGAGCGCATTGGACGTCACGGTGACGGGAAAAGTGATCAGCCACTACGACGCCGTCGAGGCCGCGCGGATGCCCGGCCTGCTGGACGCGGTCCGGTCCGGCAGCACCGTGCTCGTGGTGAGCGACGCGGGGATGCCCGCGGTGTCCGATCCGGGGTACCGCCTGGTTGCCGCGGCCGCGGCCGAGGACCTGCCGGTGACGTGCCTGCCCGGCCCGTCCGCCGTGACGACCGCGCTGGTCCTCTCCGGCCTGCCGTGCGACCGGTTCTGCTTCGAGGGCTTCGCCCCGCGCAAGGGTGGCGAGCGCCGGGCGTGGCTGGGCACGCTCCTCACCGAGTCCCGGGCGGTGGTGTTCTTCGAGTCCCCGCGCAGGCTCGCGGACACCCTGGCGGACGCGGTCACGGTGCTCGGCGGGGAGCGCCCGGCTGCGGTGTGCCGAGAGCTGACGAAGACCTACGAGGAGGTCAAGCGGGGGACCCTCGCCTCGCTGCTGGAGTGGGCGGGCTCGGTGGAGGTCCGCGGCGAGATCACCGTCGTGCTCGCGGGCGCCGCGCCCAGCGAGGCCCCGACCGTCGAGAGCCTGGTCGGTGCGGTCCAGGAACGGGTGGCGGACGGCGAACGCCTCAAGGACGCGGTCTCAGCCGTGGCGACCGCTGCGGGGGTCCCGAAGCGGGACCTCTACAACGCCACCCTCACCGCCACCTGACAACGAGGCACGGACGTCTGCACCCCCTGAGTCCTTCGTCACTCGACCATCGTGGCGCAGCCGCTGGTAGATCCGGGCCCTCCGCCCGCCGGGTGAGCCGGTGGTGGGAGCGAATACGCTGGTCGCATGAGTTCCCGCGTGCTGACCGCCGTGGCGTGGCCCTACGCCAACGGCCCGCGGCACATCGGCCATGTCTCCGGTTTCGGTGTGCCCTCCGACGTCTTCTCCCGGTTCCGCCGAATGAGCGGGGACCGGGTGCTGATGGTCAGCGGCACCGACGAGCACGGCACGCCCATCCAGGTGCAGGCCGAGGCCGAGGGGCTGACCGCGCGGCAGCTCGCGGACAAGTACAACTTCGTGATCGCCAAGGACCTGCAGGGTCTCGGGCTGGGCTACGACCTGTTCACCCGCACCACCACCTCGAACCACTACGCCGTGGTGCAGGAGCTGTTCCTGGCGCTGTACAAGAACGGCTACGTCGTCCCGCGCACCACGATGGGCGCGATCAGCCCGTCGACGGGCCGGACGCTGCCGGACCGCTACGTCGAGGGCACCTGCCCGATCTGCGGTTACGACGGCGCCCGGGGCGACCAGTGCGACAACTGCGGCAACCAGCTGGATCCGGCGGACCTGATCAACCCCCGCTCGAAGATCAACGGCGAGGTCCCGAAGTTCATCGAGACCGAGCACTTCTTCCTGGACCTGCCCGCGTTCGCCGAGTCCCTCGGCGGGTGGCTGTCCACGCGCACGGACTGGCGGCCGAACGTGCTGCGGTTCGCCACGAACCTGGTGAACGACCTCAAGCCGCGCGCGATCACCCGCGACCTGGACTGGGGCGTCCCGGTGCCGCTGGACGGCTGGCGGGACCAGTCCATGAAGCGGCTCTACGTCTGGTTCGACGCGGTGATCGGGTACCTCTCGGCCTCGGTCGAGTGGGCCCGGCGCACCGGCGACCCGGACGCCTGGAAGCAGTGGTGGACGGACCCGGCGGCCAAGGCCTACTACTTCATGGGCAAGGACAACATCGTCTTCCACTCGGTCATCTGGCCGGCGCTGCTGCTCGGGCAGAACGGCGCGGGGGACCACGGGGGCGAGCCGGGCGCGTTCGGCACCCTGAACCTGCCGGACGAGATCGTGTCGTCGGAGTTCCTCACCATGAGCGGGTCGAAGTTCTCGACCTCGCGCGGCAACGTGATCTACGTCGGGGACTTCCTGAAGGAGTTCGGGCCGGACACGCTGCGGTACTTCATCGCCGCCGCGGGCCCGGAGAACCAGGACACGGACTTCACCTGGGACGAGTTCGTGCGCCGGATCAACTTCGAGCTGGCCAACGAGTGGGGCAACCTCGTCAACCGCTCGCTGTCCATGGCGCACAAGAACGTCGGCGCGATCCCGAAGCCGACCGCGCCCACGGACGCGGACCACGAGCTGCTCGCCGTCTCGAGGGCCGGGTTCGCCACGGTCGGCGACCTGCTGGGCCGCAGCAAGTTCAAGCAGGCGCTCGGCGAGGCCATGCGCGTCGTCTCGGCGGCGAACAAGTACATGTCCGACCAGGAGCCCTGGAAGCGCAAGGACGACCCGGACCGCCGGGACACGATCCTGCACACGGCGCTGCAGGTCGTGCAGGACGCGAACACGCTGCTCACGCCGTTCCTGCCGCACGCCGCGCAGAAGGTGCACGAGGCGCTCGGCGGCAGTGGCGTGTGGGCGGCGCAGCCGGAGATCCGCGAGGTCGAGGACCTCGGGGACGGCCCGTCGTACCCGGTCCTGATGGGGGACTACGACGCCGAGGCCGCGCGCTGGGAGTCCACGCCGATCGAGGTCGGCCGCCCGCTGGAGAAGCCGGCGCCGATCTTCCCGAAGCTGGACCCGAAGCTCGGCGAGACCGGCCCGGAGTGGGCCCCGATTGAGCGCTGACGCGCCCGTGCGCGGAAACCGTTGCCCTGGCGAGGTTTTCCGCGCACGAGCGGCGGAGCCGCAGTCATGAGGGAACGCCCCGAGCCGCCGGAGCCCCTGGGCGCCACCACCGTCGACGCGCACACCCACCTCGACGCCTGCGGCTGCGAGACGGCCGCGGACG is a window of Pseudonocardia sp. T1-2H DNA encoding:
- the metG gene encoding methionine--tRNA ligase, with translation MSSRVLTAVAWPYANGPRHIGHVSGFGVPSDVFSRFRRMSGDRVLMVSGTDEHGTPIQVQAEAEGLTARQLADKYNFVIAKDLQGLGLGYDLFTRTTTSNHYAVVQELFLALYKNGYVVPRTTMGAISPSTGRTLPDRYVEGTCPICGYDGARGDQCDNCGNQLDPADLINPRSKINGEVPKFIETEHFFLDLPAFAESLGGWLSTRTDWRPNVLRFATNLVNDLKPRAITRDLDWGVPVPLDGWRDQSMKRLYVWFDAVIGYLSASVEWARRTGDPDAWKQWWTDPAAKAYYFMGKDNIVFHSVIWPALLLGQNGAGDHGGEPGAFGTLNLPDEIVSSEFLTMSGSKFSTSRGNVIYVGDFLKEFGPDTLRYFIAAAGPENQDTDFTWDEFVRRINFELANEWGNLVNRSLSMAHKNVGAIPKPTAPTDADHELLAVSRAGFATVGDLLGRSKFKQALGEAMRVVSAANKYMSDQEPWKRKDDPDRRDTILHTALQVVQDANTLLTPFLPHAAQKVHEALGGSGVWAAQPEIREVEDLGDGPSYPVLMGDYDAEAARWESTPIEVGRPLEKPAPIFPKLDPKLGETGPEWAPIER
- the rsmI gene encoding 16S rRNA (cytidine(1402)-2'-O)-methyltransferase encodes the protein MERTNAGRLVLAATPLGDARDASARLRETLATADVIAAEDTRRLRHLASALDVTVTGKVISHYDAVEAARMPGLLDAVRSGSTVLVVSDAGMPAVSDPGYRLVAAAAAEDLPVTCLPGPSAVTTALVLSGLPCDRFCFEGFAPRKGGERRAWLGTLLTESRAVVFFESPRRLADTLADAVTVLGGERPAAVCRELTKTYEEVKRGTLASLLEWAGSVEVRGEITVVLAGAAPSEAPTVESLVGAVQERVADGERLKDAVSAVATAAGVPKRDLYNATLTAT